A genomic region of Tenuifilum sp. 4138str contains the following coding sequences:
- a CDS encoding DUF1896 family protein, giving the protein METKENFRKYLDGYMDDFFPEIKENMGIEYEDFLRAKTEMAFRLYNDMIERGEMPLMAELGAIEVLKEGYTNSKYSYIEERIREMDEDYYERLESEGTLKKKIIEIVKAGEGIFEKYGFEKIDFAYTDEFEDEMMEVIKLKL; this is encoded by the coding sequence ATGGAAACGAAAGAAAATTTTAGGAAATACCTTGATGGGTACATGGATGATTTTTTCCCAGAAATAAAGGAAAATATGGGAATAGAGTATGAAGACTTTTTGAGGGCCAAAACGGAAATGGCATTTAGATTATATAATGATATGATTGAAAGGGGAGAAATGCCATTAATGGCAGAACTCGGAGCAATAGAGGTTTTAAAAGAGGGATATACTAATTCAAAATACTCATACATTGAGGAAAGGATAAGAGAAATGGATGAAGATTATTATGAAAGATTGGAAAGTGAAGGAACGTTAAAGAAAAAAATAATTGAAATAGTGAAAGCAGGAGAGGGAATATTTGAGAAGTACGGGTTTGAAAAGATTGATTTTGCATATACCGATGAGTTTGAAGATGAAATGATGGAAGTAATTAAATTAAAATTATAG